One window of Paenibacillus sp. FSL K6-3182 genomic DNA carries:
- a CDS encoding carbohydrate ABC transporter permease has translation MKRNAAAAFVLSSISKIILYAFLGLSSLIALFPLWYEVAASFSSSRAITAGEVMLWPIEFNLHAYDRLFDDGQILIGLRNTVLITVVGTALNMIMTILAAYPLSRRRLMGRSGLLMFVTFTMLFVSGIIPSFILVKTLGLMDTYWALWLPGLISTYNMFVMKTFMEGLPDEIEESAAMDGAGDWRVLMQIMLPLCKPIIASLSLFYAVGWWNSYFSVLLYITKTTSQSLMVKLYQMINQVDASLLNNTGGSEGAGQILLTPEGIKAAAIVIAVTPILCVYPFLQKHFVKGVLIGSVKG, from the coding sequence GTGAAAAGGAATGCTGCCGCAGCTTTTGTACTGTCATCGATTAGCAAAATCATCCTTTATGCGTTTCTTGGCCTCTCGTCCTTAATCGCCCTGTTCCCGCTATGGTATGAGGTGGCAGCATCCTTTAGCAGCAGCCGGGCAATTACAGCGGGAGAAGTGATGCTGTGGCCAATTGAATTCAATCTGCACGCTTACGATCGGCTTTTTGATGACGGACAAATTTTGATCGGCTTGCGAAATACGGTCTTGATCACGGTTGTTGGTACCGCGTTGAACATGATCATGACGATACTGGCTGCCTATCCGCTTTCAAGACGCCGCTTGATGGGACGCAGCGGGCTGCTAATGTTCGTTACGTTCACGATGTTATTCGTTTCTGGGATCATTCCGAGCTTCATTCTCGTCAAGACGCTGGGCTTAATGGACACCTACTGGGCATTATGGCTTCCTGGGCTGATCAGCACGTATAACATGTTTGTGATGAAAACGTTCATGGAAGGCCTTCCGGATGAAATTGAAGAGTCGGCTGCTATGGACGGAGCTGGAGATTGGCGGGTTTTAATGCAAATCATGCTTCCGCTATGCAAGCCGATCATCGCCTCCTTGTCGCTGTTCTACGCCGTTGGCTGGTGGAACTCCTATTTCAGCGTTCTTCTTTATATAACAAAAACGACGTCACAATCATTAATGGTGAAGCTGTATCAGATGATTAATCAAGTGGATGCAAGCCTGCTTAACAATACTGGGGGAAGCGAGGGTGCGGGGCAAATCTTGTTAACGCCCGAAGGCATCAAAGCTGCGGCCATCGTCATTGCGGTCACGCCTATTCTATGCGTATATCCGTTCCTTCAGAAACATTTTGTAAAAGGTGTCTTG